One genomic region from Streptomyces sp. Li-HN-5-11 encodes:
- a CDS encoding DUF3499 domain-containing protein, with protein MESRRGPLKSAVPSNIVSPVRRCSRTACGRPAVATLTYVYADSTAVLGPLATYAEPHCYDLCAEHSERLTAPRGWEVVRLLDGSAPARPSGDDLEALANAVREAARPQERAAEAGGGARSADPMEVARRGHLRVLRSPEP; from the coding sequence GTGGAGAGTCGTCGCGGCCCGCTCAAGAGTGCGGTACCGTCCAACATCGTGAGCCCCGTACGTCGCTGTTCGCGCACCGCTTGCGGCCGTCCCGCCGTAGCGACGCTGACGTACGTCTACGCCGACTCGACCGCGGTCCTCGGCCCGCTCGCCACCTACGCCGAACCCCACTGCTACGACCTGTGCGCCGAGCACTCCGAGCGCCTCACCGCCCCGCGCGGCTGGGAGGTCGTCCGGCTCCTCGACGGATCGGCCCCGGCGCGGCCCAGCGGAGACGATCTGGAAGCGCTTGCCAACGCGGTGCGCGAGGCGGCCCGACCCCAGGAGCGGGCGGCCGAGGCGGGTGGCGGGGCACGCTCTGCCGATCCGATGGAGGTCGCCCGCCGCGGCCACCTCCGGGTGCTCCGCTCACCCGAACCCTGA
- the ahcY gene encoding adenosylhomocysteinase produces the protein MTTVENRQDFKVADLTLAEFGRKEITLAEHEMPGLMAIRKEYAEKQPLRGARITGSLHMTVQTAVLIETLVALGAQVRWASCNIFSTQDHAAAAIAVGPDGTPENPQGIPVFAWKGETLEEYWWCTEQALTWPDSPTGGPNMILDDGGDATLLVHKGVEYEKDGKVPSPDTAESDEHRVILQLLTRTLGENPQKWTQLSSEIRGVTEETTTGVHRLYEMQRDGTLLFPAINVNDAVTKSKFDNKYGCRHSLVDGINRATDTLIGGKTAVVCGYGDVGKGCAESLRGQGARVIITEIDPICALQAAMDGYQVTTLDEVVDKADIFVTTTGNKDIIMASDMAKMKHQAIVGNIGHFDNEIDMAGLAKVPGIVKDEVKPQVHTWTFPDGKKIIVLSEGRLLNLGNATGHPSFVMSNSFADQTLAQIELFTKPDEYPTGVYVLPKHLDEKVARLHLDALGVKLTKLRPEQAAYIGVEVDGPFKPDHYRY, from the coding sequence ATGACGACTGTCGAGAACCGACAGGACTTCAAGGTCGCCGATCTGACCCTGGCCGAGTTCGGCCGCAAGGAGATCACCCTCGCCGAGCACGAGATGCCGGGCCTCATGGCGATCCGCAAGGAGTACGCCGAGAAGCAGCCGCTGAGGGGCGCCCGCATCACCGGCTCCCTGCACATGACCGTCCAGACCGCCGTCCTGATCGAGACCCTGGTCGCCCTGGGCGCTCAGGTCCGCTGGGCGTCCTGCAACATCTTCTCCACCCAGGACCACGCGGCCGCCGCCATCGCCGTCGGCCCGGACGGAACCCCCGAGAACCCGCAGGGCATCCCGGTCTTCGCCTGGAAGGGCGAGACCCTGGAGGAGTACTGGTGGTGCACGGAGCAGGCGCTGACCTGGCCGGACAGCCCCACCGGCGGCCCGAACATGATCCTCGACGACGGCGGTGACGCCACCCTCCTCGTCCACAAGGGCGTCGAGTACGAGAAGGACGGCAAGGTCCCCTCCCCCGACACCGCCGAGTCCGACGAGCACCGCGTCATCCTCCAACTGCTCACCCGCACCCTGGGCGAGAACCCGCAGAAGTGGACCCAGCTGTCCTCCGAGATCCGCGGCGTGACGGAGGAGACCACGACGGGCGTCCACCGCCTGTACGAGATGCAGCGCGACGGCACCCTCCTGTTCCCGGCGATCAACGTCAACGACGCCGTCACCAAGTCGAAGTTCGACAACAAGTACGGCTGCCGCCACTCCCTCGTCGACGGCATCAACCGCGCCACCGACACCCTCATCGGCGGCAAGACCGCCGTCGTCTGCGGCTACGGCGACGTGGGCAAGGGCTGCGCGGAGTCCCTGCGCGGACAGGGCGCCCGCGTGATCATCACCGAGATCGACCCGATCTGCGCCCTGCAGGCGGCGATGGACGGCTACCAGGTCACCACGCTCGACGAGGTCGTCGACAAGGCCGACATCTTCGTCACCACGACTGGTAACAAGGACATCATCATGGCCTCCGACATGGCCAAGATGAAGCACCAGGCCATCGTCGGCAACATCGGCCACTTCGACAACGAGATCGACATGGCCGGCCTCGCCAAGGTCCCCGGCATCGTCAAGGACGAGGTGAAGCCGCAGGTCCACACCTGGACCTTCCCGGACGGCAAGAAGATCATCGTGCTGTCCGAGGGCCGGCTGCTGAACCTGGGCAACGCCACCGGCCACCCGTCGTTCGTGATGTCCAACTCCTTCGCGGACCAGACCCTGGCCCAGATCGAGCTGTTCACCAAGCCCGACGAGTACCCGACCGGCGTCTACGTGCTGCCCAAGCACCTCGACGAGAAGGTCGCCCGCCTCCACCTGGACGCGCTCGGCGTGAAGCTCACCAAGCTCCGCCCCGAGCAGGCCGCGTACATCGGCGTGGAGGTCGACGGCCCGTTCAAGCCGGACCACTACCGCTACTGA
- a CDS encoding HAD-IIB family hydrolase, with product MVLLTRIVVFDLDDTLALSKAKISPRMAQCLLRLLSHKHVCIISGGRYEQFQTQVLDELPLTAELAGRLHLMPTCGTRYLRWESGGWRDVYCENLADDEKSLIIEVLTEGAKSLGLWAEETWGEVIEDRGSQVTFSALGQQAPHAAKAAWDPDGSRRKALREYAAARLPDLEVRSGGSTSIDVTKKGIDKAYGMHRLLEYLDLRLEDVLFIGDRLDEGGNDYPVRQMGVPCVAVTGWEQTADYIEAILGSDLERPAPPLLAPLEAR from the coding sequence TTGGTACTGTTGACTCGCATCGTGGTCTTCGACCTGGACGACACGCTCGCCCTTTCCAAGGCGAAGATCTCTCCACGGATGGCCCAATGCCTGCTGCGCCTTCTGTCCCACAAGCACGTCTGCATCATCTCGGGCGGGCGGTACGAGCAGTTCCAGACCCAGGTTCTGGACGAATTGCCGCTCACCGCCGAACTCGCCGGGCGACTTCACCTCATGCCCACCTGCGGTACGCGTTATCTCAGATGGGAGTCGGGCGGCTGGCGGGACGTCTACTGCGAGAACCTCGCGGACGACGAGAAGTCCCTCATCATCGAGGTCCTGACCGAGGGGGCGAAGTCCCTCGGCCTGTGGGCGGAGGAGACCTGGGGAGAGGTGATCGAGGACCGCGGCAGCCAGGTCACCTTCTCCGCCCTGGGGCAACAGGCCCCGCACGCGGCGAAGGCGGCCTGGGACCCCGACGGCTCCCGCCGCAAGGCCCTGCGCGAGTACGCGGCCGCCCGACTGCCCGACCTGGAGGTCCGCAGCGGCGGCTCCACGTCGATCGACGTGACGAAGAAGGGCATCGACAAGGCCTACGGCATGCACCGGCTGCTGGAGTACCTCGACCTGCGGCTGGAGGACGTCCTCTTCATCGGTGACCGGCTCGACGAGGGCGGCAACGACTACCCGGTCCGGCAGATGGGCGTACCGTGCGTGGCCGTCACCGGGTGGGAGCAGACCGCCGACTACATCGAGGCCATCCTCGGCTCGGACCTGGAGCGCCCCGCGCCCCCGCTGCTGGCTCCGCTGGAGGCCCGGTGA
- the manA gene encoding mannose-6-phosphate isomerase, class I, with protein MDRLANTVRPYAWGSTTAIPHLLGVEPSGEPQAEMWMGAHPGAPSRTPRGTLAEVIEAEPKRELGADAVAKFGPRLPFLLKILAAGAPLSLQVHPDLRQAKEGYADEERRGVPVDAAHRNYKDANHKPELICALTEFDGLCGFRAPGQAADLIDALGVDSLKPYVDLLHARPEDAALREVLTAILTADRAETAHTVAEAEAACARLGGDHTPYAGLAHHYPGDPGVLAAMLLNHVRLQPGEALFLGAGIPHAYLSGLGVEIMANSDNVLRCGLTPKHVDVPELLRVVRFEARDPGVLRPEAAPDGEEVYETPIDEFRLSRYVLPEGTPARDLTLDAPQILLCTAGSVRAGVEELAPGQSVFVPAGEKAEVSGAGTVFRATVVV; from the coding sequence ATGGACCGCCTCGCCAACACCGTCCGCCCCTACGCCTGGGGTTCCACCACCGCCATCCCGCACCTGCTCGGCGTCGAACCGAGCGGCGAACCACAGGCGGAGATGTGGATGGGCGCCCATCCGGGAGCGCCCTCGCGCACCCCACGCGGAACACTCGCCGAGGTCATCGAGGCCGAACCGAAGCGGGAACTGGGCGCGGACGCGGTCGCGAAGTTCGGCCCCCGCCTCCCCTTCCTGCTCAAGATCCTCGCCGCCGGCGCCCCCCTCTCCCTCCAGGTCCACCCCGACCTCCGGCAGGCGAAGGAGGGCTACGCCGACGAGGAGCGCCGGGGCGTCCCCGTGGACGCCGCGCACCGCAACTACAAGGACGCCAACCACAAACCCGAACTCATCTGCGCCCTCACCGAGTTCGACGGCCTGTGCGGCTTCCGCGCCCCGGGGCAGGCCGCCGACCTGATCGACGCCCTCGGCGTGGACTCCCTCAAGCCCTACGTCGACCTGCTGCACGCCCGCCCCGAGGACGCGGCCCTGCGCGAGGTCCTCACGGCCATCCTCACCGCCGACCGCGCGGAGACGGCCCACACGGTCGCCGAGGCCGAGGCCGCCTGCGCCCGCCTCGGCGGCGACCACACCCCCTACGCCGGCCTCGCCCACCACTACCCGGGCGACCCCGGCGTCCTCGCCGCGATGCTCCTCAACCACGTCCGCCTGCAGCCCGGCGAGGCACTCTTCCTCGGCGCCGGCATCCCGCACGCCTACCTCAGCGGTCTCGGCGTCGAGATCATGGCCAACTCCGACAACGTCCTGCGCTGCGGTCTCACCCCCAAGCACGTCGACGTCCCCGAACTCCTGCGCGTCGTCCGCTTCGAGGCCCGCGACCCCGGTGTGCTGCGCCCCGAGGCCGCCCCGGACGGCGAGGAGGTGTACGAGACCCCCATCGACGAGTTCCGCCTCTCCCGCTACGTCCTGCCCGAGGGCACCCCCGCCCGCGACCTCACCCTCGACGCACCGCAGATCCTGCTGTGCACCGCGGGTTCCGTACGCGCGGGCGTGGAGGAACTGGCCCCGGGGCAGTCGGTCTTCGTTCCCGCGGGGGAGAAGGCGGAGGTGTCCGGGGCCGGTACGGTCTTCCGGGCCACCGTCGTCGTGTGA
- a CDS encoding RDD family protein: protein MSELVTGEAVALELRPARLPSRALAVLLDLAVVMAVYVAVTVALVVATASLDEAAQVALSIATFLLVLVGGPIAVETLSHGRSLGKMACGLRVVRDDGGPIRFRHALVRGAIGVVEILMTFGVVACIASLVSARGRRLGDVFAGTLVVRERIPAGQAGFLPPPPPWLAGRFSALDLSAVPDGLWLAVRQYLTRMHQLDPQVGWGMAQRLAADVSARTGTPVPPEIPPAMYLAAVLQERQAREARRAFGGTQAVGGAVAESGGTAVGAAPMTGPSVRHGFSVPQTQSMPSLPYPVEARPEWPVSGAGARSGPPAPVAPPAPAAPVPSEPAAPPAVPRDAARTEPPATGFVPPA from the coding sequence GTGAGTGAGCTGGTGACGGGCGAGGCGGTGGCGCTGGAGCTGCGCCCCGCGAGGCTGCCCAGCAGGGCGTTGGCCGTGCTGCTGGACCTCGCCGTGGTCATGGCGGTCTATGTCGCCGTGACGGTGGCTCTGGTGGTTGCCACGGCGTCCCTGGACGAGGCGGCGCAGGTCGCGCTGTCGATCGCCACCTTCCTGCTCGTGCTGGTGGGTGGCCCGATAGCTGTGGAGACGCTCAGCCACGGGCGGTCGCTCGGGAAGATGGCGTGCGGGTTGCGCGTGGTGCGGGACGACGGCGGGCCGATCCGTTTCCGGCATGCGCTCGTGCGGGGTGCGATCGGTGTGGTCGAGATCCTGATGACGTTCGGCGTCGTCGCCTGCATCGCCTCGCTGGTGTCGGCGCGCGGGCGCCGGCTGGGTGACGTGTTCGCCGGCACCCTCGTCGTGCGGGAGCGCATACCGGCCGGACAGGCTGGTTTCCTTCCTCCGCCGCCGCCCTGGCTCGCCGGGCGTTTCTCGGCTCTCGACCTGTCGGCGGTTCCGGATGGACTGTGGCTGGCGGTGCGGCAGTACCTGACACGGATGCATCAGCTGGATCCGCAGGTCGGCTGGGGGATGGCGCAGCGGCTGGCCGCTGACGTCTCGGCCCGCACGGGGACGCCCGTGCCGCCCGAGATTCCTCCGGCCATGTATCTGGCGGCGGTGCTGCAGGAGCGGCAGGCGCGCGAGGCACGGCGGGCCTTCGGTGGCACGCAGGCGGTTGGTGGGGCCGTCGCGGAGAGCGGCGGCACCGCTGTCGGCGCCGCTCCGATGACGGGTCCGTCCGTGCGGCATGGCTTCTCCGTGCCGCAGACGCAGTCCATGCCGTCCCTGCCGTATCCGGTCGAGGCCCGGCCCGAGTGGCCGGTGTCCGGCGCCGGTGCGCGTTCCGGCCCTCCGGCCCCCGTCGCTCCGCCCGCGCCCGCGGCCCCGGTCCCCTCCGAGCCCGCCGCTCCGCCCGCCGTGCCCCGGGACGCGGCGCGCACCGAGCCGCCTGCCACCGGGTTCGTCCCGCCGGCGTAG
- a CDS encoding SIS domain-containing protein: MLDESLLDAPEALAEADHRGLLRGAAEAGARVRTAARHAAEAGINDLKPDGRPRAVLIAGPGAAATHAADLLGTLAGAGSPVTRLAPTGVAPAAGALRWELPGWTGSVDLLLIATPDGSEPSLSLLADQAYRRGCTVVAVAPAHTPLAEAVEGAHGLFVPMASAPYDQEEPLAASAPGVLWALLTPLLVLLDRIGLLTAPPDALERVADRLDQIAERCGPAIATYSNPAKTLAAELADALPVIWTEGTSAGPAGRRFAAGLAELSGIPAVVAELPEALAAHSALLAGPLAASADPDDFFRDRVEEPPALHARVVLLRDRPLGGLTAAPSARDLALSHDTPISELEPDPGGEIETLAELIAVTDFTAVYLALASRA; encoded by the coding sequence ATGCTCGACGAATCGCTGCTCGACGCCCCGGAAGCGCTTGCCGAGGCAGACCACCGCGGACTGCTCCGCGGCGCCGCGGAGGCCGGCGCCCGCGTCCGGACCGCCGCCCGGCACGCCGCCGAGGCCGGCATCAACGACCTCAAGCCCGACGGCCGCCCCCGCGCCGTACTGATCGCGGGCCCCGGTGCCGCCGCCACACACGCCGCCGACCTGCTCGGCACCCTCGCCGGCGCCGGCAGCCCCGTCACGCGGCTGGCCCCCACCGGTGTCGCCCCTGCAGCCGGTGCCCTGCGCTGGGAACTCCCGGGCTGGACCGGCTCCGTCGACCTGCTGCTGATCGCCACCCCGGACGGCAGCGAGCCGAGCCTGTCCCTGCTCGCCGACCAGGCCTACCGCCGCGGCTGCACGGTCGTCGCCGTGGCCCCGGCCCACACACCGCTGGCCGAGGCGGTCGAGGGCGCCCACGGCCTGTTCGTACCGATGGCGAGCGCCCCGTACGACCAGGAAGAACCCCTCGCCGCGTCCGCCCCCGGCGTCCTGTGGGCGCTGCTCACCCCGCTGCTCGTGCTGCTGGACCGCATCGGCCTGCTCACCGCCCCGCCCGACGCGCTGGAGCGGGTCGCCGACCGGCTCGACCAGATCGCCGAGCGCTGCGGGCCCGCCATCGCGACCTACAGCAACCCCGCCAAGACCCTCGCCGCCGAACTCGCCGACGCACTGCCGGTGATCTGGACCGAGGGCACCTCGGCCGGCCCCGCCGGCCGCCGCTTCGCCGCCGGACTCGCCGAGTTGTCCGGCATCCCCGCTGTAGTCGCCGAACTCCCCGAGGCGCTCGCCGCCCACAGCGCACTGCTCGCCGGTCCCCTGGCCGCAAGCGCCGACCCGGACGACTTCTTCCGCGACCGCGTCGAGGAGCCGCCCGCCCTGCACGCGCGCGTGGTGCTGCTCCGCGACCGCCCGCTCGGCGGACTCACCGCCGCCCCCTCCGCCCGTGACCTGGCCCTCAGCCACGACACGCCGATCAGCGAACTGGAGCCCGACCCCGGTGGCGAGATCGAGACCCTCGCGGAACTGATCGCCGTCACGGATTTCACCGCCGTTTACCTGGCGCTCGCCTCCAGGGCCTGA
- a CDS encoding cation diffusion facilitator family transporter yields MSASGGTRAIVAALGANLAIAVSKFVAFAFSGSSSMLAEGVHSLADSGNQFLLLIGGKKAQREATEQHPFGYGRERYIYAFLVSIVLFSIGGMFAIYEGYEKIQHPHALENWYWPVGVLLFAIIAEGFSFRTAIKESSELRGSLSWAQFIRRAKAPELPVVLLEDFGALIGLVLALGGVGLALLTGDGLWDGIGTVCIGVLLVMIALVLAAETKSLLLGEAASTEVVAQIEQATVDGETVTRIIHMRTLHLGPEELLIAAKIAVQHDDTAAEVAAAINAAEARIRAAVPIARVIYLEPDIYSEAEAAKGPDREATPGGPTPDPAGH; encoded by the coding sequence ATGAGCGCGTCAGGCGGCACCAGGGCGATCGTGGCGGCACTCGGCGCCAACCTCGCGATCGCGGTATCGAAGTTCGTGGCGTTCGCCTTCAGCGGTTCGTCGTCGATGCTCGCCGAGGGCGTGCACTCGCTCGCCGACTCCGGCAACCAGTTCCTGCTGCTGATCGGCGGCAAGAAGGCCCAGCGCGAGGCCACCGAGCAGCACCCCTTCGGCTACGGCCGCGAGCGCTACATCTACGCCTTCCTCGTCTCCATCGTCCTGTTCTCCATCGGCGGCATGTTCGCCATCTACGAGGGCTACGAGAAGATCCAGCACCCCCACGCGCTGGAGAACTGGTACTGGCCCGTGGGCGTCCTCCTCTTCGCGATCATCGCCGAGGGCTTCTCCTTCCGCACGGCCATAAAGGAGTCCAGCGAACTGCGTGGCTCACTCTCCTGGGCGCAGTTCATCCGCCGCGCCAAGGCACCCGAGCTGCCCGTGGTGCTTCTGGAGGACTTCGGCGCGCTGATCGGTCTCGTCCTCGCCCTCGGAGGCGTCGGACTCGCCCTGCTCACCGGCGACGGACTCTGGGACGGCATCGGCACCGTCTGCATCGGCGTCCTGCTCGTCATGATCGCCCTGGTCCTCGCCGCCGAGACCAAGTCGCTGCTGCTCGGCGAGGCCGCGAGCACCGAAGTCGTCGCGCAGATCGAGCAGGCCACGGTCGACGGCGAGACAGTGACCCGCATCATCCACATGCGTACGCTGCACCTCGGCCCCGAGGAACTCCTCATCGCCGCCAAGATCGCCGTCCAGCACGACGACACCGCCGCCGAGGTCGCCGCCGCCATCAACGCCGCCGAGGCCCGCATCCGCGCCGCCGTCCCCATCGCCCGCGTCATCTACCTCGAGCCGGACATCTACAGCGAGGCCGAGGCGGCCAAGGGCCCCGACCGTGAGGCCACCCCGGGCGGCCCGACACCCGACCCCGCCGGACACTGA
- a CDS encoding NUDIX hydrolase, translated as MTAAGPPGSPADGHRPWEEVSRTTVYEAYGRSMVEVRYRLPSGAVETFSLREDRPSVAVLALTEAGEAVVTRQFRPGPGRFVYELPGGYVDDGEAPLSAARRELLEETGYQGETELVGHCFADSYSSSVKYCAIGRACVRLRPPRPEGTEFIEVLTVPPRRLRELLRAGDVTDVDLAYMGLDALGLL; from the coding sequence GTGACCGCAGCCGGCCCGCCCGGGAGCCCGGCGGACGGCCACCGGCCCTGGGAGGAGGTCTCCCGGACCACGGTGTACGAGGCGTACGGCCGCTCCATGGTGGAGGTGAGGTACCGCCTCCCGTCGGGCGCGGTGGAGACCTTCAGCCTGCGTGAGGACAGGCCGAGCGTCGCCGTCCTGGCCCTCACCGAGGCCGGCGAGGCCGTCGTCACCCGGCAGTTCCGGCCCGGCCCCGGCCGGTTCGTGTACGAGCTGCCCGGCGGCTACGTCGACGACGGCGAGGCCCCGCTGAGCGCCGCACGGCGCGAGCTGCTCGAGGAGACGGGCTACCAGGGCGAGACCGAACTGGTGGGGCACTGCTTCGCCGACTCCTACAGCTCGTCGGTGAAGTACTGCGCGATCGGCCGCGCCTGCGTCCGCCTGCGTCCGCCCAGGCCCGAGGGCACGGAGTTCATCGAGGTGCTGACCGTACCGCCGCGGCGGCTGCGTGAGCTGCTGCGGGCCGGGGACGTCACGGACGTCGATCTCGCCTACATGGGGCTGGACGCGCTGGGCCTGCTGTGA
- a CDS encoding metallopeptidase family protein, producing MDNRVPPRTAGPRPRRRDRHGRGMRGPIAPPQVPLAASRAEVFADLVQDSVDRLERRWPQLAEIDFLVLEVPRLDGPAQDLSEDAVPLGGTIPARDGRRARVVVYRRPVEIRTKGRDERAALVHEIVVEQVADLLGLSPENVDPRYGED from the coding sequence ATGGACAACCGTGTACCGCCCCGCACCGCCGGCCCCCGGCCGCGACGCCGTGATCGCCACGGCAGAGGCATGCGCGGCCCGATCGCACCCCCGCAGGTGCCGCTGGCCGCCAGCCGTGCCGAGGTGTTCGCGGACCTGGTGCAGGACTCGGTGGACCGTCTGGAACGACGGTGGCCCCAGCTCGCCGAGATCGACTTCCTGGTCCTGGAGGTGCCGCGGCTGGACGGCCCGGCACAGGATCTGAGCGAGGACGCGGTGCCGCTCGGAGGGACGATTCCGGCGCGTGACGGCCGCCGGGCGCGGGTGGTCGTGTACCGGCGTCCGGTGGAGATCCGCACCAAGGGACGCGACGAGCGGGCGGCGCTGGTGCACGAGATCGTCGTCGAGCAGGTCGCCGACCTGCTGGGCCTCTCACCGGAGAACGTCGATCCCCGCTACGGCGAGGACTGA
- a CDS encoding stage II sporulation protein M: protein MDLDVFVSAHRAEWDRLDALLRRRRRLTGTEADELVALYQRAATHLSLIQSSAPDPQLTGRLSQLVARARSAVTGTRRASWRDVTRFLLEGFPAAVYRTRHWWVPTALISTVIAALLGWWIGTHPEVQAAIAAPSQLRQLTRPGGEYETYYSSHPAAAFAAQVWTNNAQAAAMCLVLGVFLGLPVLWILFENMLNLGVGIGLMSSSGRLDTFLGLVLPHGLLELTAVFVAAGTGLRLGWTLVDPGPRSRRTALAEEGRAAVGMAIGLALVLFVSGAIEGFVTPSGLPTWARIGIGIVAESAFLAYVYVLGGRAARAGDTGDVTAAERSASVPTAA, encoded by the coding sequence ATGGACCTGGACGTCTTCGTCTCCGCCCACCGAGCCGAGTGGGACCGTCTCGACGCCCTGCTCCGCCGCCGGCGCCGCCTCACCGGCACGGAGGCCGACGAACTCGTCGCCCTCTACCAACGTGCCGCCACTCATCTCTCCCTGATCCAGTCCAGCGCCCCGGACCCACAGCTCACCGGCCGGCTCAGTCAGCTCGTGGCACGCGCGCGCAGTGCCGTGACGGGAACCCGCCGAGCTTCATGGCGTGACGTCACCCGCTTCCTCCTGGAGGGCTTCCCGGCCGCTGTCTACCGGACGCGCCACTGGTGGGTACCCACGGCCCTCATCTCCACTGTCATCGCCGCTCTCCTGGGCTGGTGGATCGGCACCCACCCCGAGGTGCAGGCCGCGATCGCGGCCCCCAGCCAGCTACGGCAGCTCACCCGCCCCGGCGGAGAGTACGAGACCTACTACTCGAGCCACCCCGCGGCCGCCTTCGCGGCCCAGGTGTGGACGAACAACGCCCAGGCCGCTGCCATGTGCCTGGTACTGGGCGTCTTCCTGGGACTGCCGGTGCTGTGGATCCTCTTCGAGAACATGCTCAACCTCGGGGTGGGCATTGGACTGATGTCCTCCTCCGGCCGGCTCGACACGTTCCTCGGTCTCGTGCTTCCCCACGGGCTGCTCGAACTGACGGCGGTCTTCGTCGCCGCCGGCACGGGGCTGCGCCTTGGCTGGACCCTCGTCGACCCGGGCCCGCGCTCCCGCCGCACCGCCCTCGCGGAGGAGGGACGGGCCGCCGTGGGCATGGCGATCGGTCTCGCCCTGGTCCTCTTCGTCTCCGGAGCCATCGAAGGCTTCGTCACTCCGTCGGGTCTGCCGACCTGGGCCCGCATAGGCATCGGAATCGTCGCCGAGTCGGCGTTCCTCGCCTACGTCTACGTCCTCGGCGGGCGTGCGGCCCGCGCCGGCGACACGGGTGACGTGACTGCGGCCGAGCGCAGCGCCAGCGTGCCGACGGCCGCCTGA
- a CDS encoding Trm112 family protein, producing MPLVELSLLEILACPACHAPFKEQDTELVCTGQDCGLAYPVRDGIPVLLVDEARRPS from the coding sequence ATGCCGCTCGTCGAGCTCAGCCTCCTGGAGATCCTCGCCTGCCCGGCCTGCCACGCCCCCTTCAAGGAGCAGGACACCGAACTGGTCTGCACCGGCCAGGACTGCGGCCTGGCCTACCCCGTCCGCGACGGCATCCCCGTCCTGCTCGTCGACGAGGCCCGCCGCCCGTCATAA
- a CDS encoding fructose-bisphosphatase class II, which yields MNEALRNTILSVDDRLTHATVTWLDTPGAPGGEQDATDGRGHGRADDGTPQDGNTVEEDAYLVAAMASAALAAAQARIAFAADLPLNDRKVRVDGAATEAAEKILHQAPFRIRVAAGEGERDDSPGAHSGQWLGVPDDTSPVVDGVFDYVDGTELAANGHPGALTLGGFGNDVRPVPDLQAFAVLAPRELLDELDIMSRPEDCVVPVLHRIAELTGKRPDSLTVSTHTIGSKPMHQTLVDLMRGCVREVLVPERVTVEPPYLLSLVGLSEPRIDSMIGAIGLSELAFAAGLVDLIAPGLGFVFRPASISGPRAEPHLTSLDALYRFSEDEEAALRSGGWDKDRQYTSKDLVRPGTSRAAALFAVTDNPALGLRGPSPEGDDVAHVEGFLIKQAAKVGRIRLGYRR from the coding sequence ATGAACGAGGCTCTGCGCAACACGATCCTGTCGGTCGACGACCGGCTGACCCACGCCACCGTCACCTGGCTGGACACGCCCGGGGCACCCGGTGGCGAGCAGGACGCCACGGACGGCCGCGGACACGGCCGCGCGGACGACGGCACGCCACAGGACGGCAACACGGTCGAGGAGGACGCCTACCTCGTCGCCGCCATGGCGTCGGCCGCGCTGGCCGCCGCTCAGGCCCGTATCGCCTTCGCCGCCGACCTGCCGCTGAACGACCGCAAGGTCAGGGTGGACGGCGCGGCCACCGAGGCCGCGGAGAAGATCCTGCACCAGGCCCCCTTCAGGATCCGCGTCGCCGCCGGCGAAGGGGAACGCGACGACAGCCCCGGAGCCCACAGCGGCCAGTGGCTGGGCGTCCCGGACGACACCTCACCCGTGGTCGACGGGGTCTTCGACTACGTGGACGGCACCGAACTGGCCGCCAACGGCCATCCGGGCGCCCTGACCCTGGGCGGCTTCGGCAACGACGTCCGGCCGGTTCCCGACCTGCAGGCGTTCGCCGTCCTGGCGCCCCGCGAGCTGCTCGACGAGCTCGACATCATGTCCAGGCCGGAGGACTGCGTCGTCCCGGTGCTGCACCGCATCGCCGAACTCACCGGAAAGCGCCCGGACTCCCTGACCGTCTCCACGCACACGATCGGTTCCAAACCGATGCACCAGACGCTCGTCGACCTCATGCGCGGTTGTGTGCGCGAGGTCCTCGTCCCCGAGCGCGTGACCGTGGAGCCGCCGTACCTGCTGTCGCTCGTCGGACTGAGCGAGCCCCGCATCGACAGCATGATCGGCGCCATCGGTCTGTCGGAACTCGCCTTCGCCGCCGGTCTGGTGGACCTCATCGCACCCGGGCTCGGCTTCGTCTTCCGCCCCGCGTCGATCTCGGGACCGCGCGCCGAGCCGCACCTGACCAGCCTTGACGCGCTCTACAGGTTTTCCGAGGATGAGGAGGCCGCGCTCAGGTCCGGCGGCTGGGACAAGGATCGCCAATACACGAGCAAAGATCTGGTCCGGCCGGGAACCAGCAGGGCCGCCGCTCTGTTCGCTGTCACGGACAATCCGGCTCTCGGTCTTCGCGGACCGTCACCCGAAGGCGATGACGTGGCCCACGTGGAAGGGTTCCTGATCAAGCAGGCGGCCAAGGTCGGCAGAATCAGGCTCGGCTACCGTAGGTGA